A window from Mycolicibacterium tokaiense encodes these proteins:
- a CDS encoding short-chain fatty acid transporter: MSAGPATDGAPSEKGLARVAQSLAGWTEKWFPDAYVFALAGVVVVAVAALANGSSPQTVVTAFGDGFWDLATFTLQMAMVVLTGYVVATSPPVARMIDRLAMVPQNARSAVSFVAVLAMSVSFLNWGLSLVFAGLLARAIARRSDLRVDYRALGAAAFMGLGAVWALGMSSSAAQLQATAGSLPPELLAITGVLDFGATIFTWQSLLMCAVIMVITAVIAHFSAPRGVAIRTAEAMEIDLDDQRDEVPPRSRPGEWLEYSRILPIVAGLMTLGWLISQLVTKPVLTVVSSLNGYLLVFLILGLVLHGTPRRFLQAVAGAVPATGGILVQFPLYAAMAAILTTAEGRNGHTVSDLLAQAFTTVGGGWFAVVIALYTVVLGLFVPSGGGKWLVEAPYVMQSATDVGMNLGWTVQIYNVAEALPNLINPFFMLPLLAVLGLRARDLVGFTFLQFVFHLPVVLALVWLLGMTFDFVPPVLPR, translated from the coding sequence ATGAGCGCCGGGCCGGCCACCGACGGTGCACCTTCGGAGAAAGGGCTGGCGCGCGTCGCCCAGTCGCTGGCCGGGTGGACGGAGAAGTGGTTCCCGGACGCGTATGTGTTCGCGCTGGCCGGGGTGGTCGTCGTCGCCGTCGCCGCGCTGGCCAACGGTTCCTCACCGCAGACGGTGGTGACTGCGTTCGGTGACGGGTTCTGGGACCTGGCCACCTTCACGCTGCAGATGGCGATGGTGGTGTTGACGGGATACGTGGTGGCCACCAGTCCGCCGGTGGCTCGCATGATCGACCGCCTGGCGATGGTGCCGCAGAACGCCCGTAGTGCCGTCAGTTTTGTTGCAGTGCTGGCCATGTCGGTGTCGTTCCTGAACTGGGGTCTGAGCCTGGTGTTCGCAGGATTGCTGGCCCGCGCCATCGCGCGGCGCAGTGATCTGCGGGTGGACTACCGCGCGCTCGGCGCCGCGGCGTTCATGGGTCTGGGTGCCGTGTGGGCGCTGGGCATGTCGTCGTCGGCGGCGCAGCTACAGGCCACCGCCGGCTCGCTGCCGCCGGAACTGCTGGCCATCACCGGGGTCCTGGACTTCGGCGCCACCATCTTCACGTGGCAGTCGCTGCTCATGTGCGCGGTGATCATGGTGATCACCGCCGTCATCGCGCATTTCTCCGCACCCCGCGGCGTGGCCATCAGGACCGCCGAGGCGATGGAGATCGACCTCGACGATCAGCGCGACGAGGTGCCGCCCCGGTCGCGGCCCGGCGAGTGGCTGGAGTACAGCCGCATCCTGCCGATCGTGGCCGGGCTGATGACATTGGGCTGGTTGATCTCCCAATTGGTCACCAAGCCGGTCCTGACGGTGGTGAGCAGCCTCAACGGGTACCTGCTGGTGTTCTTGATCCTCGGTCTGGTGCTGCACGGGACGCCGCGGCGGTTTCTGCAGGCGGTCGCCGGGGCGGTGCCGGCCACCGGCGGAATCCTGGTTCAGTTCCCGCTGTACGCCGCGATGGCCGCCATCCTCACCACAGCCGAGGGGCGCAACGGCCACACCGTCTCCGATCTGCTGGCGCAGGCGTTCACCACCGTCGGCGGTGGATGGTTCGCGGTGGTGATCGCTCTTTACACCGTGGTGCTCGGTCTGTTCGTGCCCTCCGGCGGAGGGAAGTGGTTGGTCGAGGCGCCCTACGTCATGCAGTCGGCCACCGATGTCGGGATGAACCTGGGCTGGACGGTGCAGATCTACAACGTGGCCGAAGCGCTACCGAACCTGATCAACCCGTTCTTCATGTTGCCGCTGCTCGCAGTCCTCGGTCTGCGGGCTCGTGATCTGGTGGGATTCACGTTCCTGCAGTTCGTTTTCCACCTGCCGGTGGTGCTGGCTCTGGTGTGGCTGCTGGGGATGACGTTCGACTTCGTGCCGCCTGTGCTGCCGCGCTAG
- a CDS encoding acetolactate synthase large subunit, whose product MPDPGRTTAELIVECLENEGVTHVFGIPGEENIRLVDALSRSSIDYVLTRHEQGASFMAEVYGRLTGRAGVCSATLGPGAINLLLGVADATTNSTPVLALSAQVGMQRNYKESHQSVDLVSMFTPVTKWSALIATPGAVPEMVRKAFKLAQTERPGAVYLAVPEDVEEADAPAGGFPLPINMPRPDDPAAAQIARAAEILQGARNPVLLAGHGAVRGEAAAAVRRFAESLGMPVATTFHGKGVMPDDHPLALGAVGFMRHDYVNFGFDQADVIVAAGYELQEFDPVRINPRGETRIIHIHRFPAEVDVHYDVAVGLQADIGRCLDALAAAVTLDEPYSSGSERIRDLLAEELDRGRVDDSFPLTPARIVADTRQALRRNDIVLVDTGALKMWMARLYPTYEPNTCLISNGLSTMGWTVPGGIAAKIARPEANILVATGDGSFLMNSQEIETALRVGTPMVILVWVDDAYGLISWKMDLEIGHNVDTRFANPDFVAYAESFGATGYRITSAAELLPTLQRALSDATVSVIACPVDYGANSALIASLGELDESWS is encoded by the coding sequence ATGCCGGATCCCGGGCGCACCACCGCTGAACTGATCGTCGAGTGTCTGGAGAACGAGGGCGTCACGCACGTCTTCGGGATACCGGGTGAAGAGAACATCCGATTGGTCGACGCATTGTCGAGATCCTCGATCGACTACGTGCTGACCCGCCACGAACAGGGCGCGTCGTTCATGGCCGAGGTCTACGGGCGCCTGACCGGCAGAGCTGGGGTGTGCTCGGCGACCCTGGGCCCCGGCGCAATCAACCTGCTGCTGGGCGTTGCCGACGCGACCACGAATTCCACTCCGGTGCTCGCGCTTTCGGCGCAGGTCGGGATGCAGCGTAACTACAAGGAATCGCACCAGAGCGTGGATCTGGTTTCGATGTTCACCCCGGTGACCAAGTGGTCGGCCCTGATCGCCACTCCGGGCGCGGTACCGGAGATGGTGCGCAAGGCATTCAAGCTCGCGCAGACCGAACGGCCCGGGGCCGTGTATCTCGCGGTGCCCGAGGACGTCGAAGAAGCAGACGCCCCCGCCGGTGGCTTCCCGCTGCCGATCAACATGCCGCGGCCCGATGATCCGGCCGCCGCGCAGATCGCACGCGCCGCCGAAATCCTGCAAGGGGCCCGGAATCCGGTGCTACTCGCCGGCCACGGTGCAGTGCGTGGGGAGGCCGCCGCGGCGGTGCGCCGATTCGCCGAGTCACTCGGAATGCCGGTGGCGACCACCTTCCACGGCAAGGGCGTGATGCCCGACGATCACCCGCTGGCCCTCGGCGCGGTCGGCTTCATGCGCCACGATTACGTGAACTTCGGATTCGACCAGGCCGACGTGATCGTCGCCGCCGGTTATGAGTTGCAGGAGTTCGACCCGGTACGCATCAATCCCCGGGGTGAGACCAGGATCATCCACATCCACCGGTTCCCGGCAGAGGTCGACGTGCACTACGACGTGGCGGTGGGACTGCAGGCCGACATCGGTCGGTGCCTCGACGCGTTGGCGGCGGCGGTGACGCTCGATGAGCCGTATTCCTCGGGCAGTGAACGGATCCGGGACCTGCTCGCCGAGGAACTCGACCGCGGTCGGGTCGACGACAGCTTCCCGCTGACCCCGGCGCGCATCGTCGCCGACACCCGCCAAGCCCTGCGGCGCAACGACATCGTTCTGGTGGACACCGGTGCGCTCAAGATGTGGATGGCCCGGCTGTACCCGACCTATGAGCCGAACACCTGCCTGATCTCCAACGGCCTGTCCACGATGGGTTGGACGGTGCCGGGCGGGATCGCCGCCAAGATTGCCCGGCCCGAGGCCAACATCCTGGTGGCCACCGGTGACGGATCGTTCCTGATGAACTCCCAGGAGATCGAGACCGCGCTGCGGGTAGGCACCCCGATGGTGATCCTGGTGTGGGTTGACGACGCCTATGGTCTGATCAGCTGGAAGATGGACCTCGAGATCGGCCACAACGTGGACACCCGGTTCGCCAACCCCGACTTCGTTGCCTACGCCGAGAGTTTTGGTGCCACCGGGTACCGCATCACCTCCGCCGCCGAGTTACTGCCGACGCTGCAGCGGGCGCTGTCGGACGCCACTGTCAGCGTCATCGCCTGCCCGGTGGACTACGGCGCCAACAGTGCCCTGATCGCCAGCCTCGGTGAGCTGGACGAGTCCTGGTCATGA
- a CDS encoding CPBP family intramembrane glutamic endopeptidase: MPPLSPEAAGGQMEIMRSSTRRTGILSYIALSFGPAWVAWAAVGAMGLGLDDPVIQLITAAFIPAAAAVIVRRWITREGFADAGLRLGLRRNWRIYVFASALPPLILGIALLIAWAGGLWNPAATDWSQHLLFIAAIPVIPLLAMPIFFGEEFGWTAYLRDRLLPGRPVATTFATGLIWGVWHWPLPWVGYFGAQTSAWDAVIAMVLWIPLSVLLEFLIGFVWGRSGSVWPSTIVHGGGNLVVAAGLDTFTGSAMSITTSTVVYLLAMTPVVAATLLWGRWRTVPPRPHNAAVVSSADAGSRAHHR, translated from the coding sequence ATGCCCCCGTTGTCCCCGGAAGCGGCAGGCGGTCAGATGGAGATCATGCGGTCATCGACACGACGAACCGGAATTCTCAGCTATATCGCCCTGTCCTTCGGACCCGCATGGGTGGCGTGGGCCGCGGTCGGCGCGATGGGATTGGGCCTGGACGATCCGGTGATCCAGCTGATCACCGCCGCATTCATCCCCGCAGCCGCAGCGGTGATCGTGCGGCGCTGGATCACCCGAGAGGGCTTTGCCGACGCCGGACTGCGGCTCGGGCTGCGCCGGAACTGGCGGATCTATGTCTTTGCTTCGGCATTACCGCCCCTGATCCTGGGTATCGCGCTGCTCATCGCCTGGGCCGGTGGCCTGTGGAACCCGGCGGCCACCGACTGGTCACAGCATCTGCTCTTCATCGCCGCCATCCCGGTGATACCGCTGCTGGCGATGCCGATCTTCTTCGGTGAGGAGTTCGGCTGGACCGCGTACCTACGGGATCGGCTGCTACCGGGCAGGCCGGTGGCCACCACCTTTGCCACCGGCCTGATCTGGGGAGTCTGGCACTGGCCACTGCCCTGGGTCGGCTATTTCGGCGCGCAGACCTCGGCGTGGGACGCGGTCATCGCGATGGTGCTGTGGATCCCGCTGTCCGTCCTGCTGGAGTTCCTCATCGGCTTTGTGTGGGGCCGCAGTGGATCGGTGTGGCCCTCGACGATCGTGCACGGCGGAGGCAATCTCGTGGTGGCGGCCGGACTGGACACGTTCACCGGTTCCGCCATGTCGATCACCACCAGCACGGTCGTCTACCTTCTGGCCATGACACCGGTGGTCGCAGCCACCCTGCTGTGGGGACGGTGGCGCACCGTGCCCCCTAGGCCGCACAACGCTGCTGTGGTTAGCTCGGCTGATGCCGGATCCCGGGCGCACCACCGCTGA
- a CDS encoding NADPH-dependent F420 reductase, which translates to MRIGIIGAGLIGGTLTRRLRHLGHEVAVANSRSPETLAELAAETGATAVWAKDAAADADLVIVSIPQKNVPDLADGIVDARTSGAPVIETNNYYPQQRDGEIAAIEDGQVESAWVAEQIGAPVYKVFNGIWWKHLLEGGKPPGAAGRIALPVAGEDGAGRDLVHDLVDQLGFDPVNAGSIAESWRQQPGTPVYGKDFDVAKTIAALAQASRERTPEWSARTA; encoded by the coding sequence ATGCGGATCGGAATCATCGGAGCAGGCCTCATCGGCGGGACGCTGACGCGGCGACTACGCCACCTCGGTCACGAGGTGGCCGTCGCCAACTCGCGTTCGCCTGAGACGCTCGCCGAGCTGGCCGCCGAGACCGGAGCCACCGCGGTGTGGGCGAAGGATGCGGCGGCCGACGCCGATCTGGTGATCGTCAGTATTCCGCAGAAGAACGTTCCCGATCTGGCGGACGGCATCGTCGACGCGCGCACATCGGGCGCGCCGGTGATCGAGACCAACAACTACTACCCCCAGCAGCGTGACGGTGAGATCGCCGCGATCGAAGACGGCCAGGTCGAGAGCGCGTGGGTGGCCGAGCAGATCGGTGCACCCGTCTACAAGGTATTCAACGGCATCTGGTGGAAGCACCTGCTCGAAGGCGGCAAGCCGCCCGGCGCGGCGGGGCGGATCGCCCTTCCCGTCGCGGGCGAGGACGGCGCGGGGCGCGACCTGGTGCACGACCTCGTAGATCAGCTCGGTTTTGATCCGGTGAACGCCGGGTCCATCGCCGAGTCGTGGCGCCAACAGCCGGGAACACCGGTGTACGGCAAAGACTTCGATGTAGCGAAGACCATCGCGGCGCTGGCTCAGGCATCACGTGAACGAACCCCGGAGTGGTCCGCCCGCACCGCGTGA
- a CDS encoding S9 family peptidase encodes MATFGSWPTPVTSELVVRTAAGLGDVRIQDEAVVWSEQRPNEGGRTQLVRRLGTGEASDVLAPGFNARTAVHEYGGGAWWLAGERVWFTNWSDQRLYTVIGAEAPVPVTPEPDVPRGDRWADGCVTPDGRWALVVREHHRPGGGPVDVVNEIVVLDAAGELAPRVLVTGPDFVSDPRVSPGGDAVCWLQWSHPDMPWDGTELCVAALTDSDIGPTLGEVRVVAGRPDGESVSEPRWAGDGSLWFISDRSDWWNLYRWVPGGDRVDPMVTMDAEIGGPQWVFGQSSYAFLSGGRTVFASSHNGLGFLAIRLADGRVVDVDLPYTSFGSIQAEGDRVVFIGASSVAEPAVAALTVGEHGDVVDSGILRAPRELGLDQAWFSVPEPISFPTSGGRTAHALFYPPTNPDVQSTPGELPPLLVLIHGGPTSAARSLLQLGTQYWTSRGFAVVDVNYGGSTGYGRNYRNQLRNQWGVVDLDDCEAAARWLAEQGRVDPARLCIRGGSAGGYTTLAALAFRDTFTAGASHYGVADLEALAAETHKFESRYLDRLIGPYPERRDLYIERSPIHHVDGFDRPLIVLQGLEDEVVPPNQAEMIVDALRAKGVPVAYVAFDGEQHGFRQAANIRRALDSELSFYAQVFGFDLPADEHIEPVVVENL; translated from the coding sequence ATGGCAACCTTCGGCTCCTGGCCCACCCCGGTGACCTCTGAACTCGTGGTTCGCACGGCCGCCGGTCTCGGTGATGTCCGGATCCAGGACGAAGCCGTGGTGTGGTCTGAGCAGCGACCGAACGAAGGCGGACGTACTCAGTTGGTCCGCCGCCTCGGCACCGGGGAAGCCTCCGATGTGCTGGCACCCGGCTTCAACGCCCGCACGGCGGTGCACGAGTACGGCGGCGGCGCATGGTGGTTGGCCGGTGAGCGGGTGTGGTTCACCAACTGGTCAGACCAACGGCTCTACACCGTCATCGGAGCCGAAGCGCCCGTACCGGTGACCCCCGAGCCGGACGTGCCGCGTGGTGATCGATGGGCCGACGGCTGCGTGACCCCGGATGGCCGGTGGGCCCTGGTGGTGCGCGAACATCACCGGCCCGGCGGCGGCCCCGTCGACGTGGTCAACGAGATCGTCGTGCTCGACGCCGCCGGTGAGCTGGCTCCACGGGTGCTGGTCACCGGGCCCGATTTTGTCTCCGACCCGCGCGTATCCCCCGGCGGTGACGCAGTGTGCTGGTTGCAGTGGTCGCATCCCGACATGCCCTGGGACGGAACCGAATTGTGTGTAGCAGCTCTCACCGACAGCGACATCGGCCCCACCCTGGGTGAGGTGCGGGTGGTCGCGGGGCGCCCGGACGGTGAGTCGGTGAGCGAGCCCCGGTGGGCCGGTGACGGCAGCCTGTGGTTCATCTCCGACCGGTCGGACTGGTGGAACCTCTACCGCTGGGTTCCCGGGGGTGACCGGGTTGATCCCATGGTGACCATGGATGCCGAGATCGGCGGGCCGCAATGGGTGTTCGGACAGTCGAGCTATGCGTTCCTGTCCGGCGGTCGCACAGTCTTCGCGTCGTCGCACAACGGTCTCGGTTTCCTCGCGATCCGGCTCGCCGACGGTCGGGTTGTCGACGTAGACCTGCCGTACACGTCGTTCGGCTCGATCCAGGCCGAAGGCGACCGGGTCGTCTTCATCGGCGCGTCGTCCGTGGCCGAGCCGGCCGTTGCAGCACTGACGGTCGGGGAGCACGGCGACGTAGTGGACTCCGGAATCCTGCGCGCACCACGTGAACTCGGGCTGGATCAGGCCTGGTTTTCGGTGCCTGAGCCGATCTCGTTCCCCACCAGCGGTGGCCGCACCGCGCATGCCCTGTTCTACCCGCCCACCAACCCGGATGTGCAATCGACACCCGGGGAACTGCCGCCCCTGCTGGTGCTGATCCACGGTGGCCCCACCAGCGCCGCCCGGTCCCTGCTGCAGCTCGGCACGCAATATTGGACCAGTAGGGGTTTCGCGGTGGTGGACGTCAACTATGGCGGGTCCACCGGATATGGACGGAATTACCGCAACCAGCTGCGCAACCAGTGGGGTGTGGTCGATCTCGATGACTGCGAGGCCGCCGCCCGGTGGCTGGCCGAGCAGGGCCGGGTGGACCCGGCCAGGCTGTGCATCCGTGGTGGATCGGCCGGCGGATACACCACGTTGGCCGCGCTGGCGTTCCGTGACACGTTCACCGCCGGAGCCAGTCACTACGGGGTGGCTGACCTCGAGGCTCTGGCCGCCGAGACACACAAGTTCGAAAGCCGGTACCTCGACCGCCTCATCGGCCCCTATCCCGAACGCCGCGACCTGTACATCGAGCGCTCACCGATCCACCACGTCGACGGGTTCGACCGGCCACTGATCGTGCTGCAGGGGCTCGAGGACGAAGTGGTGCCCCCGAATCAGGCCGAGATGATCGTCGACGCGCTACGCGCCAAAGGTGTGCCGGTCGCCTACGTCGCCTTCGACGGTGAGCAACACGGGTTCCGGCAGGCGGCCAACATCCGACGCGCGCTGGACTCTGAATTGTCTTTCTATGCACAGGTTTTCGGGTTCGATCTGCCGGCCGACGAGCACATCGAGCCGGTGGTCGTGGAGAACCTGTAA
- a CDS encoding HpcH/HpaI aldolase/citrate lyase family protein — translation MSLVSSQLAERVRKPHWSLARTWLLQPGLPEGSDAFDAADASTADVVVLDIEDGLPDALKDAGRRTVAEYLRDDRSAWVRINCVSSPRWSEDLAAVADAPGLAGVMLAKTESADDISATAARLPVGTPVVALIESALGIECALEVARTPGCSRIAFGVGDFRRDTGMSAEPTVLAYARARLVIASRAAGLPAPIDGPTLRSAAQDLARDTDVAKSAGMTARLCLDAAHADAINALLSPSPLDIDEAHRTLACLDAPTGVYDGSVGPTRARAEAVLDLAAKLGLD, via the coding sequence ATGAGTCTGGTTTCTTCGCAGCTGGCCGAGCGTGTCCGCAAGCCGCACTGGTCGTTGGCACGGACGTGGCTGCTGCAACCGGGCCTGCCGGAGGGCTCCGACGCGTTCGACGCCGCCGATGCGAGCACCGCCGATGTGGTGGTTCTCGACATCGAAGACGGGCTGCCCGATGCGCTCAAGGATGCCGGCCGACGAACGGTGGCCGAGTACCTGCGCGACGACCGGTCGGCCTGGGTGCGGATCAACTGCGTGAGCAGCCCGAGGTGGAGTGAGGACCTGGCGGCGGTGGCGGACGCGCCCGGCCTGGCCGGGGTGATGTTGGCCAAGACGGAATCCGCCGACGACATCAGCGCGACCGCAGCCCGGTTGCCCGTCGGCACACCGGTGGTCGCGTTGATCGAGTCGGCCCTGGGCATCGAGTGCGCCCTCGAGGTCGCGCGCACTCCGGGCTGCTCTCGAATTGCCTTCGGCGTCGGCGACTTCCGTCGCGACACCGGGATGAGCGCTGAGCCCACGGTGCTGGCCTACGCGCGAGCCCGACTGGTGATCGCCAGCCGCGCCGCCGGGTTGCCCGCGCCGATCGACGGTCCGACGTTGCGTTCGGCCGCCCAGGATCTGGCCCGCGATACCGACGTGGCCAAGAGCGCCGGCATGACCGCTCGCCTGTGTCTGGACGCCGCGCACGCCGACGCCATCAATGCGCTGCTGAGCCCCTCGCCGCTGGACATCGACGAGGCGCACCGCACCCTGGCCTGTCTGGACGCACCCACCGGCGTGTACGACGGCAGCGTCGGGCCCACCCGGGCGCGTGCCGAGGCGGTGCTGGATCTGGCGGCCAAGCTCGGGCTGGACTGA
- a CDS encoding cellulase family glycosylhydrolase, producing the protein MRRRTVLQLSALAAVGAALGHSPTAAAATARWSAEQANSWYRQQGWLVGANYITATSSNQLEMWQAGTYDPRRINGELQVARQIGFNTVRVFLHDQLWAQDRANFLRRVGQFVDIAASHGIKPLFVLFDSCWDPHPRLGPQKTPTAGVHNSRWVQGPGAELIDKPEYQPVMRDYVTGIIGAFRNDPRVLGWDLWNEPDNPAPQYSDVERSDKAEVVAALLPQVFEWARSVGPAQPLTSGVWRGSWRNPTGIMATQLDNSDIITFHSYAPPEQFEERIDELAPLGRPILCTEYLARGDDSTIEDILPIAKRRGVGAYNWGLVAGRTQTYFPWDSWEQPYATVPEKWMHDLVHPDGRAFRTSEIQTIQKLARGA; encoded by the coding sequence GTGCGCCGCCGAACCGTCCTTCAACTCTCCGCCCTCGCGGCAGTGGGCGCAGCACTGGGGCATTCTCCCACTGCAGCGGCGGCCACCGCACGCTGGAGCGCTGAACAGGCCAATTCCTGGTACCGCCAGCAGGGCTGGTTGGTCGGTGCGAACTACATCACGGCGACGTCCAGCAACCAGCTCGAGATGTGGCAGGCCGGCACCTACGATCCGCGGCGGATCAACGGGGAACTGCAGGTGGCTCGACAGATCGGGTTCAACACCGTCCGGGTCTTCCTGCACGACCAACTGTGGGCGCAGGACCGGGCCAACTTCCTGCGCCGGGTGGGCCAGTTCGTCGACATCGCCGCCAGTCACGGGATCAAGCCGCTGTTCGTCCTGTTCGACTCGTGCTGGGACCCGCATCCACGGCTCGGCCCGCAGAAGACGCCGACCGCCGGTGTGCACAATTCGCGGTGGGTGCAGGGGCCGGGCGCCGAGCTGATCGACAAGCCGGAGTACCAGCCGGTGATGCGGGACTACGTCACCGGCATCATCGGAGCGTTCCGCAACGACCCCCGGGTGCTGGGCTGGGACCTGTGGAACGAACCGGACAATCCCGCACCGCAGTACAGCGACGTCGAGCGCAGCGACAAGGCCGAGGTGGTGGCGGCGCTGCTGCCGCAGGTCTTCGAGTGGGCCCGCTCCGTTGGTCCGGCCCAGCCCCTGACCAGTGGCGTCTGGCGCGGATCGTGGCGCAACCCCACTGGCATCATGGCCACCCAGCTGGACAACTCCGACATCATCACCTTCCACAGCTACGCCCCGCCGGAGCAGTTCGAGGAGCGCATCGACGAACTCGCCCCGCTCGGGCGGCCGATCCTGTGCACGGAGTACCTGGCGCGCGGCGACGACAGCACCATCGAGGACATCCTTCCGATTGCCAAACGGCGCGGTGTCGGCGCCTACAACTGGGGTCTGGTCGCCGGACGTACCCAGACCTACTTCCCGTGGGATTCCTGGGAGCAGCCGTATGCCACCGTGCCCGAGAAGTGGATGCACGATCTGGTCCATCCGGATGGCCGGGCTTTCCGGACCAGTGAAATCCAGACCATCCAGAAGCTGGCGCGCGGTGCCTGA
- a CDS encoding serine hydrolase: protein MVALSRWAGTGVAAVMAAVLLSGCEAHSSGMPPAGAETPPQATVSEVPAAPPADVPAPFEGLGARTLQATADAAAEGADITVAALDRDTGQLISDRADQAFPIASVVKLFIADDLLLQESRGETELSAADRKSLESMLRASDDSAAQMFWDRSGGSAVIARIKQRYGLGGTTAPYNGRWDVTQSTANDLVRYYDMLLDGAGGLPPEQTEVIVGNLAQSTPTGLDGYPQRFGIPEGLFAESVAVKQGWFCCWNGGNQLHVSTGIIGPDRRYVMAISSLDPTGEAAARQHITQAVETMFPGGRI from the coding sequence ATGGTGGCGCTGTCGAGATGGGCCGGCACCGGCGTAGCCGCGGTGATGGCGGCGGTACTCCTCTCCGGATGTGAAGCACACAGCTCGGGCATGCCTCCCGCGGGTGCCGAGACACCCCCGCAGGCAACGGTCTCCGAGGTGCCTGCGGCGCCGCCCGCGGATGTGCCTGCACCCTTCGAAGGTCTCGGTGCCCGCACCCTGCAGGCGACTGCGGACGCCGCGGCCGAAGGCGCCGACATCACGGTGGCCGCGCTGGACCGCGATACCGGGCAGCTGATCTCCGACCGCGCCGACCAGGCGTTCCCCATCGCGTCGGTGGTGAAGCTGTTCATCGCCGACGACCTGTTGCTCCAGGAGTCACGCGGCGAGACGGAACTGTCTGCGGCGGACCGGAAATCGCTGGAGAGCATGCTGCGCGCGTCGGATGACAGTGCGGCTCAGATGTTCTGGGACCGCAGCGGCGGTAGCGCCGTGATCGCGCGGATCAAGCAGCGCTACGGCCTGGGCGGCACCACTGCTCCCTACAACGGGCGCTGGGATGTGACGCAGAGCACTGCCAACGATCTGGTGCGCTACTACGACATGTTGCTCGACGGCGCCGGCGGACTGCCGCCTGAGCAGACCGAGGTGATCGTCGGCAACCTCGCGCAGTCCACCCCTACGGGTCTGGACGGTTACCCCCAGAGGTTCGGCATCCCCGAGGGCTTGTTCGCCGAGTCGGTGGCCGTCAAGCAAGGGTGGTTCTGCTGCTGGAACGGCGGAAATCAGCTGCATGTGTCCACCGGCATCATCGGTCCGGACCGCCGGTACGTGATGGCCATCAGCTCGCTGGACCCCACCGGCGAAGCAGCTGCGCGCCAGCACATCACCCAGGCGGTGGAGACGATGTTCCCAGGCGGACGGATCTAG
- a CDS encoding TetR/AcrR family transcriptional regulator, whose product MGERHAGGRPRTFDEDRALERAIDVFWRLGYEGASMAELTHSMGINKPSLYAVYGGKEDLFTRALEQYGRTAHRNLAAVLARPTVYGVLESYLRATAEAVRAGSEPGCLSIQGGLSCGPNNARVPQLLADYRRGIEEAVATALAATEDAAAVDTAALARFAVTIGQGLAVDAAGGTSQDKLDTAVDVALAGLASLLAPQRD is encoded by the coding sequence ATGGGCGAACGACATGCCGGAGGGCGGCCGCGCACCTTCGACGAGGATCGCGCGCTCGAGCGTGCCATCGATGTGTTCTGGCGACTCGGCTACGAGGGCGCCTCGATGGCAGAGCTGACTCATTCGATGGGCATCAACAAGCCCAGCCTGTATGCCGTCTACGGCGGAAAAGAAGATCTGTTCACCCGTGCGCTGGAGCAGTACGGTCGCACCGCCCACCGGAACCTCGCGGCCGTGCTGGCGCGCCCCACCGTGTACGGCGTGCTGGAGTCCTATCTGCGCGCCACTGCCGAGGCGGTACGGGCGGGAAGCGAGCCTGGGTGCCTGTCGATCCAAGGTGGATTGTCGTGCGGTCCCAACAACGCCCGCGTGCCGCAGCTACTGGCCGACTACCGCCGCGGCATCGAAGAGGCAGTGGCAACGGCCCTTGCGGCCACTGAGGACGCGGCCGCGGTGGACACCGCTGCCCTGGCGCGATTCGCCGTCACCATCGGGCAGGGGCTCGCGGTCGACGCGGCCGGGGGCACATCGCAGGACAAACTCGACACCGCGGTCGATGTGGCGCTCGCCGGTCTGGCGAGTCTGCTTGCGCCGCAGAGGGACTAG